From the genome of Nicotiana sylvestris chromosome 2, ASM39365v2, whole genome shotgun sequence, one region includes:
- the LOC138883456 gene encoding uncharacterized protein, with amino-acid sequence MGFGKKGKLSPRFIGPFEILDRVGEVAYRLALPPSLSAVHQVFHVSMLRKYYGDPYHVLDFSTVQLDKDLSSEEEPIFILDWQIRQFRSKNFPSVRVQWKGQPPEASTWESEFDMRSRYPHLFSDSGISTIIYLLPFPFGCDCCLGEEECKSTKGDAVHCLLL; translated from the exons AtgggatttgggaagaagggcaagcttagccctaggtttatcggtccctttgagattcttgacagagtgggagaggtggcttatagacttgcattgccgcctagcttatcagccgtgcatcaagtttttcatgtgtctatgctccggaaatATTACGGCGATCCAtaccatgtgttagatttcagtactgtccagttggacaaggacttgtcctctGAGGAGGAGCCGATATTTATTCTAGACTGGCAGATTCGTCAGTTTAGATCCAAgaatttcccttctgttcgtgttcagtggaaagGTCAGCCCCCTGAGGcttcgacctgggagtccgagttcgacatgcggagccgttatcctcatctattttccgactcag ggatttctaccattatttaTCTACTCCCTTTCCCCTttggttgtgattgttgtttgggtgaggaagagtgtaaaagcacgaagggtgatgccgtgcattgtttgctattgtga